The Primulina eburnea isolate SZY01 chromosome 12, ASM2296580v1, whole genome shotgun sequence genome includes the window ATCGAGAGTATTTCTCTCTCCATTTGAATATCATTAGATCATATAGATCTCCCACATTTTTTAAGAaagttcatatatatatttttgactttagacatattttaattattgtgtCTTTCCAATATTAGGATTATTGGAAATTAAACATGACGctgatatttaatatattttaacagagtttttttttttttttttttgaaactctAATCTAGGGGTGGGGGAAGGATAGAATTCTTGCCGTTTTCATGAGGAGTACAAGTGAGAACCAATGAGCCCCTGCCTTAATCTCATATATTTTAACAGAATTGAAGATATGGTATGTCTGTTTCTTGCATGTGCTCATTACCAACCAAATTATATTACtaaattttagttttgaaaaATTCAGGAATTCCCATTATTCTTAAAATTCATTGGCGACTTGTAAGTAACATctttaaaattcataatatgAAAAATATGTACACATTtccaattaaaaatatttttaaatttatatataaatttattattaataataatatctaataaaataaaataagaaaataacgAGTACACAAACTCAAATTGAGAGCCTGTCCAAACAAAAGACACTTTCTCTATATGCAAGGATAATTTTTTTGGCCAAAAATTTGTTTCACTTTTTGCTCCAAATGACACGTGGGGTAAGGGATTGCATTTTTTGGTATGTGCAAATAAAGTGAGAAAAAAGTCTACCTATTATTTGTGTCATTAATTGAATCAGATGTAATAATTATCTCTGTTACGATAGCACTCGAAATTTGAAACTTAGTTATAGTTACAGTGCTAtcacaaattatattttttaataaaacgacAAACGTTAGATGCTACCACTTGTTTCTTaggaattttttaaatttaatgacttaattttaatttgccAAATGATTGAGACATTTTGTCACGTTGTTTACGGATAATAACAACTAACTAGCAGAAAAAGTAAGACGTGAAAAGAAGATatatatttaattgttaaaataaaatttaagaatACAATTTTAGTAAGCTGTATAAAAAATTGATGTtggttaaaataattaaataaataataaatacaaatgaagttgcggaaaaatttaaaaatgtgaaaatcataatataaatctattatgatatttttcatttttaaaaatatttttaagattaattttggaattttgatcgtttatatatatataatttgacaaattatggagaaactaaattgatatttgaattgttgaaaaagaataataaataaaaatgtgttgaaatttaaaaaaaaaaacgaaaaacaAAAGTTTGATATTAATTATTACCACATAAGGTAAAGTTGGAAGAAACAGTTGACGTCCTTCGTAGATGATAACTATCAtgtcctatatatatatatatatatatatatatatatatatatatatatatatatatatatatataaacataagGATGTATTTACTAATGGCTAAATGCACATGCGATGAAtgttatttttctaaaaaaatatattaaactttAACAAAATTAGTTAAATATTTAAGTCGTTGGTGATCTGTGTTTTTTTACTCATTGCACTTTTAATTTACTTTTTCTGATCAAAGTTAAATCAATTagaagttatatatatatatatatatatatatatatatatatatatatatatatatatatatatattattatatatatatatatatattatattattaagtgtgaggacATGATAATAATTACCTAGAGAggacatcaatttttttttccagttttatccttatatgatactaatattacactttcgtttttttataaaaaaaattcaagacaaaacttttatttttaattccaaccatttaaatatcaatttagtctctctataatttgtcaaatttcactttaataTTTCGATAATGAAAAAAAGATTATATACACACGTAACGCATGTGCAGAGTAAccagtgtatatatatatatatatatatatatatatatatatatatatatatatatatatatatatatatagttagtTAGTTAGTTCTTGCTTTCTTCCCCCATATGTTGCTAATTTTtggttatttttaaattttatagacGGAGCATTAATTGATTGATTCTAGCCAATTATGAAACATGCAAACATTTGTAGTAATTAAATGCAATATGAAGAATCTTTCATATAAAGTAAACATGAACAAATAAGTCattgttattaaaaataaatatttattttcagaaTCATACATTTATGTTCACTTAAAAACATGGATATATTGGAGAAGGACATGGTTACTTTTTTCTTCGCCAGAAATTGAGAGACACTTAATGAATCCGGACCACGTGCTTAATCTTCTTTATTCCCCTAAGTTTTGGAACATAATTTATAATTCCGTATTATTTAAtttcttacaaaataaatacactcaactatttttattttatctaaataagactcaattttatttaattgatccaaccATTTTGTACTACAGAAAAGATGGAATAAGCACTCTTGCAAATTTGACTATTTATAGATGGAgtaggtcttatgtgagaccgtctcacggatcataatctgtgagacgggtcaaccctatccatattcacaataacaagtaatatttttagcataaaaagtaatacttttgcatgggtggcccaaataagagatccgtctcacagatacgacccgtgagaccgtctcacacaagtttttgccttatagATGATACGTTTTCAATGATACAAAAATCTTGTGAGAGGGTCTAATGAGTAAATTTTATGAgatagatattttatttggatcactcaagaaaaaatattattgttatgtcaaaagtattacttttattgtaaatatagacaTAGTTGACgtgtctcacaaataaatatttatgagatcatctcacaagaaCCCTATACTTCCAACGAGGAAACGATTAGAATAATTCTCGAGTTATCATTTTTATGcgcacaattttattttatttttttacatttGGGGATTgataatttttctaaataatctAATGAGTGCTCGCACAAGTGATATATGAACCAaaaccagtgttcttaagcAGAGCTTGAAGCTCGACAAAAAAGCAACCCTTCGAAGAAAAGCGAAAAAAGCGGTTAAAATGTAGTTGACCAAATTAAGTGTAATTAAGACGTTTAATTAAGTGTGCTTAAACATAATTCATatcatctatttatttttaaatttttttattttgaagatatgtcttttgttttaaaataataaattaggtttataatttgatgtttatttttaaattttaattttgattaaGCATGTTTGATAATGACTTGATAAATATTTAGTATTTTGTAATGTGGTctagttgcaaaaacaaataaagattgaaattttaagatttttatgtttttataaatatgagaattaatgcatcatacttaaatttatcatatttatgtattattttatgtatttattggtttgagataattacaattataCTAAATATAAAAAACGTTTTTTCACGCTTAAACCTACGATAATCTCGTTTAAACTTTAAAAGCTTAGAACTCGACATCCGCACTTCGGAGCGCTTGACGTATTTTAGAACCTTGACCGAGACTACTTATATTACCCTAGATATCgtttagatatatatatacatatatataacattGTTATATGACCTGTCTCACGGATAAAAATCAATGATGGAGTTGATAAACAACGAATATAGGAACAACTTTCGCATATAACATATCTCACGGATAAAAATTAACGAGATGTGCTCAATAAATAAATGAGAAAACGAGTGGGGGGAGTTGATGAACAGCGAATATAGGAACAACTTTCGCTGGATAAATAATCCCATATATTGGTAGTATCTCTCTCTTCCCCCACCCACTCACACACGTACGCACGAACAATATGAGGAGGATTTAAACAATTTCTTGGGATTACCTCGGATTTCACTTTCACATTTTGAATTTCAGATTCCAACACCAGTTCGAGATCTTGGGGCATTCATATTTTTCGTAGAAACACCATAAAGCTCCTATCTTGACCCCCAAAAAAGATCTCCAGAAGAACCATCGCCGTTCTCATGAGAAAATGGAACATAAGCTTGAGTTGATCTTAATCATAGGACTAGCGTCACTAACTTTCTTCACAATTCTTGTTTTCGCTATCATTTgtaggaggaggaggaggaagaAGAAGAGAAAAGAAATAAGTGGTACAAGAGATATAGAAGCAGCTTTTGATTGTAAAGAAGTAGATGGGGTGGCGAATACAGAGGATTTGATTAAGTTTCAAGGTGGGAAAGATCTAATTGTACAGGAAATTCTTGATGCCCCTGGTGAGGTTATAGGAAAATCTAGTTATGGGACTCTGTACCGGGCTAGTTTGGTCAATTCAAATACGCCCACATTGCTGCTCAGATTCTTGAGGCCTACTTGTACTCTGAGGATGAAAGATGTTGTACCGATTGTTGAGTTTTTGGGGTCTGTTAGGCATCCGAATTTGGTACCTTTGAATGCATTTTATGCAGGGTCCAGAGGGGAGAAATTGATGGTTCATCCATTTTTTGGTTCTGGAAATTTGGCTCAATTTATCAGAGGTAAAATTCTGGAAATTTGGCCCATTTTGCGTAAAATTATTCTGGTTAATGCTTCATGAATATGGTGATAGATTGTGGATCTATCGGGTTGTGCGtgattctgaaatatctgtGTTTGATTTCTGGGTTCAGTTTATGAAATGCCATGAGTAATTGATTTTACCTTTAAGAAGCAAATTTCTTCAAAAGAGAAATTTATCGTATTTGTTTACTCTTACATTGCTTAAAAGGGTTTTCTAGTGGTTTTACTTTGAAGAAATGAAAATAATGTCAGTATTCATTGATATGGACTCATGGTTAGAGGCAACCGGATGTTTAAAAGAGAAGTATAGCTTGAAAGAACAAAGATTTGTTTTGAGGGACGAATATCATGCTCGCATCGGAATTTTCTGTATTTGATATTGGTTTAGATGTTTCTTAATTTTTTGTGTCGAAGCATATGTAGGATGATTGGCATGGTCCTCAGTTACTCACTGATTCAAGGTTAATTCTTTCTAATTTGTCAAGTGAGCAAGATTCTATTTTCATTAGCTATCCGCTAACGGCATTTATAGCTATCGAAATTCATTATCAACTGATTTGAATTTATCTGATGTTAGTTTTAGCTGTTGGAACATTGATAAGTAGAGAAGACTGCTGAGTAGTTCTGGTGGAAGTAGTTTATATTTTTCTCTGTCTCCATATTTTCTACCCTTGCACGTGTTTATAACGTTTCGAGATTCTTAGCTCATTATTAGTGTGTGATTGcttcttttttcattttttccttttcttgctTCCCATATTTTCAACATACTTGACTTTGGTGTACTAATAACTGCCGAACATGGGCAGATAGTAACGGCGAGGCTCACAAATGGCCCATCATAAGCAAAATCGCCATAGGGATTGCTAGAGGGATTCATCATCTTCATACGTCTTCTGAAAAGGCCATTATCCATGGAAACCTCAAGTCAAAGAATATACTATTGGATAGCCATTACCGGCCATACATTTCGGATTTTGGCCTATACAATCTTTTGAATCCAACTGCTGCTCGGCAAATGCTTGAAGCTTCTGCATTTCAGGGGTATAAAGCCCCCGAGTTGATTAAAATGAAAGATGTCTGCCAAGAGAGCGATGTATACAGTTTTGGGGTCATACTTCTCGAGTTACTGACTGGAAAGGAACCGGTGGATGATAACCCTAACCCTGATCAAGACTTTTATTTACCGAGTGCTATGAGAAGTGCCATTCTTGATGACCGTATCATGGAGTTGTATCATCCTGACTTTCTTCTTGGCCTAAGCAATGATCAAAGGGTAGTTGTCGAACATTGTATTCTTGGGTTTTTTCAACTCGCAATGTCTTGTTGTTCGCCCTCGCGTCTCCTCCGACCGGACATAAAGGAAGTCCTCAACAAGCTAGAAGAAATCTTGCAGTAAGCACCCAGCAATGTTGGTTCTGTCCGTGAAACATTTTATTTGGTCGTGGTTTTGACTGATCCGATGATCATTGATACAATTTCAGTTCAGATCTTCTGTTCTACTTATTGTCTTACATTTGTTTCATGTACATGGATGAATGGCAAATATCTCGAAAATAAATTAAGAATTATTTTACTAATGTGTCATTCATCTATGTACATGAAAAGTGAATGAAGTACGGTTGTAGAATCAGATGATTAGAACGCGATCAAAGATAGTTCGAGCCGATTTGGATTGTTGGAAAGTGACTTGGATTGAGTTTAGCATGAAGACTTGGCAAAGGCAAGGTTGTCATTAAGATGGAGATCCTGTTACTAAAACAGTTCAGATTTTTACCTGTCTTCATGTATTAGACATACAAATTTAGTCTTAAATTAGTTCGAGTCAGATATATTTTGATCAGAATTGATATGTTATTTGATGAATTAGGGAAAAACACAGTAATTCTTACAAAacttatgagatattagaatctTGGTTCCATCAATGAATGATTTAGCACACACCTATTTTCCCAGTTATAGCACCATAGAATCTTCACCATAATCTTGATCTTATTAATACTTATTCGGAAGTGTCACACAGTACCAACTAAACCAACCAAAAACGTGTTTTGAATACTTAGTCAATAGAGCAACTTAGTTTCAATACTTAGTCAACAGCATTAGTTAGCAAAGGTATAAAACCTTGATACACTTTGTACAaaaaacacttttttttttttatcaataaaatACGTTGGAGAGCAGTTACAATGCGATCCATTTAATATGTAcattaacatggtatcagagcccgagtttcaccgttatgtgttggtctacctataattaggccacccgttctgtccataattgggtcatttgtaaactccacgctccagatgttcattcctgagcGTGAGAGGTGTGTGTTTGCCCATAGTTGAGACACTCAATCTGTCCATAATTGGGTCAAttgtaaacttcacgctccagatgttcatttctGGGCGTGAGGGGGGTGTGTTAGTTGTCCCACATTGGTAGGATAAAATACTTGGGAGTTATATATATGGTCTTGGACAAttctccccccttgagctagcttttggggttgagttatgtccaagttccaatcttaacataatcATTCACTTTTCATTAAGCGCCAAGCTGCCCTTATTACCATTCTATTAGTTTATGTCGATGACATCGTTATATCAGGgaatgattacatttctattgaaGCATTGAAGACTTATCTTCACTCCCATTTTGCGATTAAAGATTTGGGCACTCTCAAATATTTTTTAGGTCTTGAAGTGGCTAGATCAAAACATGGTATCTGTTTAAACCAGCGCAAATATGCCCTTGAGTTAATTTCTGATGTTGGCATGGCTAGTTGTAAGCCTTATTCTACTCCTATGGAACAACATCTCAAGTTAACCACACCTGCATTTGACCAAAGCTTTGCTTCTACATGCACTTCTCCAATTCCTGACTCGGCTATAGCTGATCCTACTGTGTATTAACGACTTATTGGACGCCTCATTTATCTCACAATCACTCGTCCAGACATTTGTTTTGCAGTGCACTACCTTAGTCAATTCACGCAGGCCCCCAAGACTTCCCACTTGCGTGCTGCTGAAAGGATCGTTAGCTACATTAAAGGCTCTCCGGGCATGGGTATTTTCTTCTCCTCTTCTTGTGATTTTCGTCTCTATGCCTACTTTGATTCAGATGGGGCTTCCTGCCCAATGAGCCGCAAATCAGTTTCTGGTTATATTGTTACACTTGGTGGCTCACCAATTTCTTGGAAGTCCAAGAAACAAAACACAATCTCTCGCTCTTCGGCGGAGGCTGAATACAGGTCCATGGCTTCCACAACTTGTGAAATTGTGTGGTTACGCGGCCTCCTCGGTGACATGGGACTACAATTAGATACTCCAACTTTACTTCACTGTGACAATCAAGCCGCCATTCACATCGCTGCCAATCCATTATATCATGAACGCACAAAacatatcgatattgattgtcATTTCATTCGTGAGAAGATTAAGGATCACACCATTGCCACATCACATATTTAAACCCACGTTCAACCTGCCGATATCTTCACGAAGGCACTGGGATATGATCAGCATCATGTCTTAATATCCAAGCTCGGCATGCTGAACTTACTCCGAGCTTGAGGGGGATGTCACACATTACCAACTAAACCAACCAAAAACGTGTTTTGAATACTTAGTCAAATAGAGCAACTTAGTTTCAATACTTAGTCAACAACATTAGTTAGCAAATGTATAAAAGCTTGATACGATTTGTACAAAAAACACTTTTTCTTTTGAGATCGATAAAATACGTTGGAGAGTAGTTACAATGCGATCCATTTCATACGCACATTAACAGGAAGCTTTTGGATTTCATTAGTTTTTTGCTTCCTTTcaatttcaaaaaattatttgtaattgatttcaaattcatatCGGGCCAAATATTTTCAATACCTtgaattaaatatatatgtCACGAACGAAATACATATACTACTTATATACCATGAAAAATATATCTCCCAATGCAACATCCGTTATatctaaaattaatttaacTTAATTCAATTTTATAAAAGCATTTACCTGTATGCCGCATGGTATTGCACACGACAAAACGAGACAAAAAAATGTCACGcacaaaaaataataacaaagtgAGAGATGTACAGTTATTGGCATAAATCCAACTTCGTAAACGTACAACTGTTGGattatatgtatatgtaatATTTTGGATTGTGTGTGTTAATGAACTTTCCATACGTGGATGAAAAAATTAAACAATTATGGATTTGTcccacataaaaaaaataaagttgtaCGTGTGAGCTTATATTGTGTCACACTTCTTATAAGTATAAGAATGATTGATCAAGAATCTCTCTCACGCACGTAGGCGCGAGGTGCAAATCATGTGCCCGATTTGAACTTGAAAATGCTTGAATTGTGTGTAAACGTACGAGCGCGACCTAGGTGAGTCGGACTGATCAAGACAAAAATCGCCTAGCT containing:
- the LOC140808279 gene encoding putative kinase-like protein TMKL1; the encoded protein is MEHKLELILIIGLASLTFFTILVFAIICRRRRRKKKRKEISGTRDIEAAFDCKEVDGVANTEDLIKFQGGKDLIVQEILDAPGEVIGKSSYGTLYRASLVNSNTPTLLLRFLRPTCTLRMKDVVPIVEFLGSVRHPNLVPLNAFYAGSRGEKLMVHPFFGSGNLAQFIRDSNGEAHKWPIISKIAIGIARGIHHLHTSSEKAIIHGNLKSKNILLDSHYRPYISDFGLYNLLNPTAARQMLEASAFQGYKAPELIKMKDVCQESDVYSFGVILLELLTGKEPVDDNPNPDQDFYLPSAMRSAILDDRIMELYHPDFLLGLSNDQRVVVEHCILGFFQLAMSCCSPSRLLRPDIKEVLNKLEEILQ